A window from Scyliorhinus canicula chromosome 19, sScyCan1.1, whole genome shotgun sequence encodes these proteins:
- the LOC119954343 gene encoding slit homolog 1 protein-like, translated as MHPVVLSCLGVLVSVLKTNGLKMCPHRCSCFDSSHFVDCKGRSLAHIPRDVPHGTWMLDFRLNNLSEIPATAFGGLWSMRIVLLACNRVQRIHPGAFGSLPFLEKLDLGGNRVGQLPADFSDGLQRLLELRLSDNRLEHLQRSSMTHLESLEKLDLSANRIVSMETGVFRGLYKLRHLLLQSNRLQVVEAGFFLMLQGLEALHLEDNNITAIQAEAFASLRSLSLLGLSGNRLGHINFKTFLSIQTQGTHLLLADNRWTCDCDLQRVFGKILSVRHLHVDDYGNISCSAPGQLSGYLLVAVDSQLCIAETATVLVITGTVLVTVIAAIVMAERNRKKNTNKSWNDSEGPFDSQEK; from the coding sequence ATGCACCCAGTGGTTCTCAGTTGCCTCGGGGTGTTGGTCAGCGTGCTGAAGACGAATGGGCTCAAAATGTGTCCCCACCGTTGCTCCTGCTTCGATTCCTCCCACTTCGTGGACTGCAAAGGTCGCTCCTTGGCCCACATCCCCAGGGACGTCCCGCACGGCACTTGGATGCTGGATTTCAGGCTCAACAACCTGAGCGAGATCCCCGCCACTGCCTTCGGGGGGCTGTGGTCCATGAGGATCGTCCTGCTGGCCTGCAACCGGGTGCAGCGCATCCACCCGGGGGCTTTCGGCTCCTTGCCCTTCCTGGAGAAGCTGGACCTGGGCGGGAACCGCGTCGGGCAGCTGCCGGCCGATTTCTCGGACGGCCTGCAGCGCTTGCTGGAGCTGAGGCTGTCCGACAACCGCCTGGAGCACCTGCAGCGCAGCAGCATGACGCACCTGGAGAGCCTGGAGAAACTGGACCTGAGCGCCAACAGGATCGTCTCCATGGAGACGGGGGTTTTCAGAGGCCTGTacaaactccgccacctgctccTCCAGAGCAACCGGCTGCAGGTGGTCGAGGCGGGCTTCTTCCTCATGCTTCAGGGTCTGGAGGCCCTGCACCTGGAAGACAACAACATTACCGCCATCCAGGCCGAGGCCTTCGCCTCCCTGCGCAGCCTGAGCCTGCTGGGCCTGAGCGGCAACCGCCTGGGCCACATCAACTTCAAGACCTTCCTGAGTATCCAGACGCAGGGCACCCACCTTCTGCTCGCCGACAACCGCTGGACGTGCGACTGTGACCTCCAGAGGGTGTTCGGCAAGATCCTGAGTGTCCGCCACCTGCACGTGGACGACTACGGCAACATCAGCTGCTCGGCCCCCGGGCAGCTGAGCGGGTACCTGCTGGTGGCCGTCGACTCGCAGCTGTGCATCGCCGAGACCGCCACTGTGCTGGTGATAACCGGCACCGTGCTGGTCACCGTCATCGCGGCCATCGTCATGGCCGAGAGGAACCGAAAGAAGAACACCAACAAGAGCTGGAATGACAGCGAGGGGCCCTTCGACTCCCAGGAGAAGTGA